The Bacteroidota bacterium genome has a segment encoding these proteins:
- a CDS encoding DUF4325 domain-containing protein, producing MKKNKNIDIKNLILAIISKKGSVDAVEIINKTGFSRAYVNRFFQELRREGKIILLGKSNKAHYVFATKNIIEKKKKQIVSVHRILKNKSLTEDKILQEIKESSGIFSRVSDNVTHILEYAFLEILNNAIEHSQSENISVWVDKNSDLYFCVVDRGLGIFNHIRKKQKLQNEYEAIQDLLKGKLTTSPEAHSGEGIFFTSKVADKLVIRSSNKKLIFDNRIKDIFVEESKNITGTEVEFWISRASDKKLLDIFRQYSGEEFDFSKTNVKIDLYKSGETYLSRSQARRVISGLEKFKEIVFDFKNVTTIGQGFADEIFRVWQNRMSDSKLIIQNANENIIFMIKHVKNQQS from the coding sequence ATGAAAAAAAATAAAAATATCGACATAAAAAATCTAATACTCGCTATCATCAGTAAAAAAGGCAGTGTTGATGCCGTGGAGATAATAAATAAAACAGGGTTCTCCCGCGCATACGTCAACCGATTTTTTCAAGAATTACGACGCGAAGGGAAAATTATACTTCTTGGTAAATCAAACAAAGCTCATTACGTCTTTGCGACAAAAAACATAATTGAGAAAAAGAAAAAACAGATAGTTAGCGTTCATCGCATTCTTAAAAATAAATCCTTAACCGAAGATAAAATATTACAAGAGATCAAAGAATCGTCGGGAATATTTTCAAGAGTCTCCGACAATGTTACTCATATTCTTGAGTATGCGTTTTTAGAGATTCTAAATAATGCAATAGAGCATTCACAATCAGAAAATATTAGTGTATGGGTGGATAAAAATAGCGATCTATACTTTTGTGTGGTGGATAGAGGACTCGGCATTTTCAACCATATCCGTAAAAAGCAAAAGCTTCAAAATGAATATGAAGCGATTCAAGATTTGTTAAAAGGGAAGTTAACAACTTCACCGGAAGCGCATAGTGGGGAAGGAATATTTTTTACATCAAAAGTGGCGGATAAATTAGTTATCAGAAGTTCAAACAAAAAACTTATATTCGATAATAGAATTAAAGATATATTTGTCGAGGAGAGTAAAAATATAACAGGGACTGAAGTTGAATTCTGGATATCGCGTGCATCAGATAAAAAATTACTTGATATATTTCGCCAATATTCCGGCGAAGAATTTGATTTCAGTAAAACTAATGTCAAAATTGATCTTTATAAATCAGGCGAAACATATTTATCACGCTCGCAAGCGCGGAGAGTAATTAGCGGATTGGAAAAATTTAAAGAGATTGTGTTTGACTTTAAGAATGTGACAACAATTGGACAAGGGTTTGCCGATGAAATATTTCGGGTGTGGCAAAATCGTATGTCGGATAGTAAACTAATTATTCAAAATGCAAATGAGAATATCATTTTCATGATCAAACATGTCAAAAATCAACAAAGTTAA